In Haematobia irritans isolate KBUSLIRL chromosome 1, ASM5000362v1, whole genome shotgun sequence, a genomic segment contains:
- the LOC142222119 gene encoding uncharacterized protein LOC142222119: MVESIYMFVFRKRQVNRKRSIQGRGFVNNLINALPIELHLPGYQFCGPGTKLDKRLKRGDKGINALDAACKIHDIAYSRSSDIEKRHKADKELLERAWERVKANESTWGEKLNAYLVSNAMKAKLKLGMGMRKKKACGRTIFNSTIKKANTLLKKQKPVDINSAIKIARKVINSSFKGKKSHVVIPRVINVPKIGGFLPLVPIITALGALGAISSGVSSIARTINTAKDAKKQLEESMRHNKSMESIAMGKGLYLKPYKTGMGITLNNTDTKN, from the exons ATGG ttgagagcatatatatgtttgtatttcgGAAGAGACAAGTCAATCGCAAACGATCCATACAAGGAAGAGGATTCGTAAACAATTTAATCAACGCCTTACCCATTGAGCTACATTTACCCGGATACCAATTTTGTGGACCAGGAACAAAACTCGATAAAAGATTGAAAAGGGGTGATAAAGGGATAAATGCTTTGGATGCAGCCTGTAAAATTCATGATATAGCTTATTCACGAAGCTCAGATATTGAAAAACGCCACAAAGCAGATAAGGAACTCTTAGAGAGGGCGTGGGAGAGAGTAAAAGCTAACGAAAGTACTTGGGGTGAAAAATTAAATGCTTATTTAGTCTCCAACGCAATGAAAGCAAAACTAAAACTTGGCATGGGTATGAGGAAGAAAAAAGCATGCGGACGTACAATTTTCAATTCAACAATTAaaaaagccaacacactactaaAGAAGCAAAAACCTGTTGATATTAACTCTGCAATAAAAATCGCTCGGAAAGTTATTAATTCATCATTCAAAGGGAAAAAGTCACATGTCGTCATCCCAAGAGTTATTAATGTTCCTAAAATTGGCGGTTTTCTACCATTGGTTCCTATTATAACAGCACTAGGTGCCTTGGGTGCAATATCTTCGGGTGTATCATCGATAGCAAGAACAATTAACACTGCTAAAGATGCTAAAAAGCAACTAGAAGAGAGTATGCGTCACAACAAAAGTATGGAGTCAATTGCTATGGGTAAAGGACTTTATCTTAAACCATACAAAACTGGTATGGGTATTACCCTAAATAATACGGATACAAAAAACTAA